The genomic region CAAACCGGCTGCGTATTTTTTCCTCCAATGCGTCGCGAACCTGCCGGTAGCCCTCCAATACCTGTTCGCGGCTTCCGGCGATGGTGGAGGGGTCCATGGTCGGCCAGTATTCGACCTCGATTGCCTGTCCGGCAGCGACATCCAGGGCCCTGTGATGGGCCTGCGGCGAAAGGGTGACGATAAGGTCGAAGTAGATGTCCTCAAGGTCATCGAACAGCTTTGTTTTGTGCGTGGTCATGTCGAGCCCGCGCTCGCTCATGACAGCAGCTGCAAAGCCATCGGCTGCACCCTCTTCGACGCCGACGGAATCGCAATAGATGGTGGTTCCGTAAAGGTTCTTGAACAGGCGTTCGGCCATTGGCGAGCGGATGGAATTCATGGTGCAGGCAAACAGGACCGAGGTTACCGGCGCAGCATCGTCATCTGCTTTTGACGGCACCTGACCGGCTTTGCCGCTTCTATCGTCTGTCCCGCTCATCCGCGCCAATGCAACACGCAAATCAGGGTAAAGAGCCGCCGGGCTGTGTCGAAATCCACCTCTATCTTGCCCTTCAGGCGTTCCTGCAGGGTCTGTGACCCTTCATTGTGCAGGCCGCGCCGACCCATGTCGATCGCCTCGATCTGCGCCGGCGAGGACGTGCGGATCGCCTCGTAATAGCTCTCGCAGATCATGAAATAATCCTTGATGACCCGTTTGAACGGGGTCAGCGACAGCATGTGCACGATAACCGGCATGTCGTCTTCCCGCGTAATGTTGAAAACCAGCCGGTTTTCGGCGAGCGACAGGGACAGTTTATAGGGGCCGCCTGAATCGCCTTCGGGAGGAACGAGTTTTCCTCAATCAGGTCGAAGATGGCCACCGCCCGTTCATGTTCCACATCGGGTGTTGCACGGCCGAAGGAGTCGCTGTCCAGGACAACGTCCACCAAACGGTTCTGGGATTGATCTTGCGCGGACATGACGGCGAAACAGGCTCACGGAAATGTTGGAGGAAACCGGAACCGCTCCGGCATCGCAAAGGTCAATATCAGCGATTCATCCGGATTGAAACAGACCTGCCATGGGCTTGCAATCCTTCGGCTTCCGCCAGGGTTACTGCAGCCGGGCCGATGGCGGCGAGTTGATCGGGCCCGCATTTGAGGATCGACGTGCGCTTGACGAAGTCCAACACCGACAAGCCGGAGGAAAACCGGGCCGAGCGCGCGGTGGGCAGAACATGGTTTGAACCGCCCACGTAATCGCCGATTGCCTCGGGCGTGTGCTTACCCAGGAACACGGCGCCTGCATTGCGCACGCCATCGAGAAGGGCTTCCGGGTCTGCGGTGGCGATTTCAAGGTGCTCGGGTGCAAGGCGGTTTACCAGCGGCAGGGCATCGGCAAGTTTTTCAACCGTGATGATGACACCGTAGTCCCGCCAGCTTGCCGCGGCAATTTCCGCCCTTGGCAAGGTCTGCAAATGCCGTTCCACGGCTTCGGCAACGCTGGCGGCCAGTTCCGGCGAATCGGTAATCAGGATCGATTGTGCGGCGGTATCGTGTTCTGCCTGGGCCAGCAGGTCGAGGGCCAGCCAGTCGGGATTGTTCTCACCATCGGCCACGATCAGCACTTCGGAAGGGCCGGCGATCATGTCGATGCCGACCGTGCCGAAAACCTGCCGTTTGGCCGCGGCAACATAGGCATTGCCTGGCCCGACAATCTTGGCAACGGGGGCGATGGTCTGTGTGCCATGGGCAAGAGCCGCCACGGCCTGTGCGCCGCCGATACGATAAACCTCATCGACACCGGCAAGATCGGCCGCCGCCAGAACCAGCGGGTTGAGTTCGCCGCCGGGAGAGGGGACTACCATCACTAGCCGTTCAACCCCGGCAACCTTGGCCGGAACGGCATTCATCAGAACGGAACTTGGATAGCTTGCCGTTCCTCCAGGCACGTAAAGCCCTACAGCCTCCACCGCTGTCCAGCGTGACCCAAGCTCCACGCCGGCTGCATCGCTATAGCGGTCATCCTGCGGCATCTGTTTTTCGTGATGGGAGTGGATGCGGTCGCGGGCCAGGGTCAGCGCATCAAGCTGTTCTTTGGGGACACAATCCGTTGCAGCGGCAATTTCATCCGCCGAAACCTGCAATTGCTCCGCTTCAATCGTTAAACGGTCGAAGCGGGCGGTATA from Salaquimonas pukyongi harbors:
- the hisD gene encoding histidinol dehydrogenase codes for the protein MPERLDSTQKDFDAQFASILSAKREQSADVDAVVASIIADVRKRGDAALLDYTARFDRLTIEAEQLQVSADEIAAATDCVPKEQLDALTLARDRIHSHHEKQMPQDDRYSDAAGVELGSRWTAVEAVGLYVPGGTASYPSSVLMNAVPAKVAGVERLVMVVPSPGGELNPLVLAAADLAGVDEVYRIGGAQAVAALAHGTQTIAPVAKIVGPGNAYVAAAKRQVFGTVGIDMIAGPSEVLIVADGENNPDWLALDLLAQAEHDTAAQSILITDSPELAASVAEAVERHLQTLPRAEIAAASWRDYGVIITVEKLADALPLVNRLAPEHLEIATADPEALLDGVRNAGAVFLGKHTPEAIGDYVGGSNHVLPTARSARFSSGLSVLDFVKRTSILKCGPDQLAAIGPAAVTLAEAEGLQAHGRSVSIRMNR
- a CDS encoding low molecular weight phosphatase family protein — protein: MNSIRSPMAERLFKNLYGTTIYCDSVGVEEGAADGFAAAVMSERGLDMTTHKTKLFDDLEDIYFDLIVTLSPQAHHRALDVAAGQAIEVEYWPTMDPSTIAGSREQVLEGYRQVRDALEEKIRSRFATPTQGEK